The genomic stretch AGTTCTTTCTTCTTGGATCAAATATCAACAATATTCAACATGCGTGGGTCAGATCTGTTCTGTATTTGGTTTGCTTTCCGTCAGACATAAAATGCACTCAACTTAGTAAATAAAAACAtgataataatactaataaatgtcaaaatataCAACGCTCAATATGTAGGAGGGATTGGGGATACTACCCTGCTGGTGATTCTTGAGctgattatatatttttgtcaatcGCTGCAGTTTATGGTATTTGCCTGCTCAGACTCTCGTGTCTGCCCTTCCCATATCTTGGATTTCCAACCTGGGGAGGCCTTTATGGTCAGAAACATCGCCAATATGGTTCCTCCATATGACCAGGTTCTCTAAACAAACCTTCATTACttgtttttatgtttattttccatttttaatcGTTAATTGAAAGGTAATTATTCAATTGTCTTCTGAAGGATTGGATAATTGGCTGCATAAAATAACACTATTGTTTGCTTGacttgctttaattaattatatgctGCAGACAAAGAAATACTCCGGAGTGGGGGCGGCAATTGAATATGCAGTATTACATCTAAAGGTGACCGTATAGAAAAACCCTTTTCTCGGTATTCTACTTTATTTTACGTTTCTAGTCTGTCCCTCAATAATGGGTGGCGGTGGTAACTTTAGGTGGAAGCAACGTGtccaaatttattcaattagATCCACTCCACGAGCTTCTCTTTATCGCTTTTAACCACAACTGTCACATATGCACGTAAATATGCTCGCGCTTAATTCTCTTTTTGGGGGAAAACTAGTTGGGGGTCGGTAATCAAAGTCAATTACAGggacataatttttaatattttctcaaattttgatattattatccGGCCAGTATCCAATTTTAGAAACTGTGGAAGGATGTTCCTTGTCCTTCCACCAATTTCCTGTTATTTGCCATAGTGACTTGAAGAAAAGTATTACCTTGCAAGCAATTTTTTTATGGAACTATATACCTAAAAGAAtatcattgttatttttttatattaataaatgggtaaaattaatttgttgagACACTTTAGTTTCTTATTGGAGACCGGCAATAAATCAAATACCTAGAGTGTTTATTTTTACGTTGTTCATACAAAAAATTAGGCAAAGCACTTATCcttttattatttctaattgAAATCCCTTGTTGGTAGCATCATAGGGACATGTCAATGTTTTTCACTGTAATATTTCAGTTTAAAATACTTACAgtacttgtttttattttaaactattaCAGTTGCATGGTTTTGGAGGGCTTCATTTTCaagactcttttttttttttttggtctaaGAGGTACTGTTGTTTGTTTatcattttcattcaaaaaacaCTGAGCACTCTAATTACTTCCAATGTCAAATGAAAATTTCTATTCTTAGGgagcttctttttcttattttattcaaattaaaatgtgaaaatttaattattttcacattCTATTCTTAGGtagcttctttttctttttcttattttagcttcttattctttttcttgtttttcatacaaaaaacaCTGACCAGTCTAATTGCTTCCaatgtcaaattaaaaattatattcttagatagcttctttttcttattttaaaaccaaaataatgttatttaggTTTGAAATGTGGAAATTATGTTTTGGTACTACTGATGCCAAATATTGTAGAGTATTTATATGTTTTGGTACTACTGATGCCAAATATTGTAGAGTATTTATATGTTTTGGTACTACTGATGCCAAATATAGTAGGGTATTTAAGACTTAAGACAATTAATTTACCTTCGACTGGCATTAATTAGAGAATATACTTCAGGTTGAAAACATCCTTGTCATTGGACACAGTTGCTGTGGAGGGATAAAGGGCCTCATGTCCATTCCAGAGGACGGGACCACTGCTAGGTGAGTTCTctttctaaatttgaaattaagcTTGTAATGGAACTAATAAGCAAGCATATTCCTCAAGCATGTCTTTCTTAGTTTTTTAGAGCTTcctatattaaaaatatgaggCTTCAGTAGTCACTTTCACTCTACAACTAGTGGTTCCTACTTTTTGGGGGGTATTAAAACAtaaaggaaaagtaagtttcaaTGTAGCCAACTAGTGGTTCCCTACTCTTTACGGTTTTAATATAGTCACCTTCTTGAGTAGAAATATTTATTCCCTACTCTTTTACAGGGGAGACCCATGTTTGGACAAAGTACTTTATGAGTTTTTATGCcaaattttaaaacataaaagtgCTGGTTTTAGAGTAATTTTCTAGCAAAAATAACCTAATTATTAAGAGCAAAGGTTTGGAACAATTGCGTGGTAAGCTTTTGATTATGTTAGATTGTTTGGTAACAATTGTTTGGTAGGCTTTTCTAGCAATTATTTGGTAGGTTTTTCTAGCAATTATTTGGTAAGCAAAAAGGACATAATAGCTGTTTCTATCAACTTTTTCTTTATATTAGATTATTCGGgcttaaaaagaataatttggTATTTTATGCTTATTGGTAAAAGGCTAATGCTGCAGTTTGTTTCGTTTGAACTGCCAGTGATTTCATAGAGAATTGGGTCAAGATCTGTATGGCCGCCAAGTCCAAGGTGAAAAACGAGTATAAAGACTTAGAGTTCGCAGAACAGTGCAAGAATTGTGAAAAGGTAAGTACGAAATCTGACTATTTCTCGTAATCCGTCATTATATAAGCAATAATTTCATAgcaaaatagttttaattttgttgcccttttttatatttcaaagcCGGCTCCAATCTCTATGTCCACCTATTCTTACCATTTTCCATACaccaatataatatatacaagtGAGAAATTCACGTTCAGTTACTAGTTAAAACAATTAGCACAGAGACCAAAAACTCATCTGCATTGTTGTTATCAGTATCAGCAGATATTTTGCTTAAACGCAATGACATTGCCCAATCACATTGTTAAAGGTGCCATAATGTAAGTTGGGTATCCAGATCTATTCTTAGAAACACAAGTCGCATTCATAATCTGTCTATTCAAAGCAACAGAACCTAAACATGTCGACCATTTTAGACCAAAATTCCATGTAATAGTTTTACGCTTCCTGCCTTCGTTAAATTAAAGCATATTATCAGTTGAAAGTAAAGCTTGTGATTTTTATTGTTATCTCTGTTTTATATTAGATATGCAAATAAATTGAAACGTTTGGAGGTTTAAAATATACGTAACCGACCTCAACTAAGGCTTATGATGAGAGTAATCTTTCTGTCAAACTAACAACTAGAATGTTGTACTATTCTCATGTTGATAGAAAATTAGATACATATAGTTACTGGCTGCATTGACTGTTTGTTCTGGCTGCTTGTGCATGTACCAGTGTTAATATGTTTGAATGACGGCTAGGCTATTTGCCtttcatttcaatttatatatctTGATACGGAATAGGGCATGTATTTTTTCAAATACCCGTAaaagtgtgtttttttttatttatatttatatttagtgCGTAAGTAATAATTCTGTAAGAATATCATGACCATTATAAATTAGGTTTTATGAATAGGAGAGAGAGATCTAAAGAAAGGTTTGATTTGGGCCATCGCGTGAGGCAGCGTTCCACTTTACATATCGTATATTTGCACAATAAATATAGGTTGAGATAAGCATATCCTAATTCAAACTTCAATTTGAGAGATATACTTTATTGGTTTAACATTAAATACgtgtttagttttctgttttttcattaataataaatccTGAAGCGTATGAATACATATGAATATGATTGTTCCAATCCTTTTatgttgagaattaataatgtTGGTTGGATGGTTTAGAAAGttttagcaacattaattttgGTGGCTGTGGCTCCAACACAGGAGGCCGTGAACGTATCGCTGGGCAATCTATTAACGTATCCATTTGTGAGAGCGGGCGTGATGAATAGAACCCTATCACTAAAGGGAGCACACTACGACTTTGTCAATGGCTCCTTGGAAATTTGGAACCTAGACTTCGGCGTCACCGCTTCTCAATCTGCatgaccatatatatatatccacgtTCTTTTCTTAGTCTTCTTTTCATAAAAGCTGTTTTGCTGCAGTCCAAGCCAAGCCCCGTCTGCCATCTACCTGTCCAAATAATGCCAGCCGATCGACGACTCGTCGGCTCTGGCACATTTACGTGTAAGtctatacttaaaaaaaaaaatctgcttTTGTAAAATTTCTAAGTTTGATGTTTGGTGCTCTCAACTCTTGCTTGTACTTGAACCAAGCAactcattttataaatttcatttgACCAAGTTAATTATGACTTGATTAATCAATACAGccttaatttattcaaaatgcttCAGTTGTAGATATGttagaatgaatgaatgtaCATCTCAACATTCAACTTCGTTGCCAAAAAACAGAAAGCGACCACTCGATCAAACTCCAAAGACTACAAAAATATGGAATTAAATGCTGCACCACATTTTGACTCCAGCTAGGTAGCTGCTTAAAATCCATCAATTTGGATATTTCACAACAGGCATGTGAGTAGGATTGCAATCGAATCTAGGTCAGCTGAGTTTCTCTCGATTAACATTATCGAGCTCGAGCTTGGCTCATTAATTCGTTTGACGAGATAGTTCGAGCTCAGTTCGTTAATTGAATTAATGAACTGAGCTTGAGATCAGTTGAGGATTGGCCTTGacctgaaatttttttaaatgtttggtttaaaaaaattaataaattgatgtacaataaaaatatcaacctATAATCAACAAATATTCCTAAATTAATTCAAtctaataatcaacaaatataacatctacatgataatcaagtaataataattttataaattacaataaacataataatatcaatCACCATACAATAAGATAATCAAAATACTTGTCTaactattttcaaaatacaaacataatcaaaattacagCACATCAATGACATTTTCAATTTAACTTCAACATAGTTGGCTCTAAATATTAACGTGCAATTTGAAATTACAATATTAATCAGTAATcacaattatatatcaaatcacatatattAACCTACAAAATACCAATACATCAAAAGCCTCCaagaataaattgaataattctaATCACTATTATAaactaataattctaatcacCGATTcactattatttaaaattaataatacttaGAATGTGTATttaatactaataattctaatcactattattaatattattaactattattgattttagataaaattattataaattttacagtGTCATGttagtttatatattttatttgtaaatgaaatacTTAAAATGTGCATTTAATACTATttgtaatgattaatttttgaaatttaatataatgttaGTAGAGTAAATTAAGTATTACTCGATTGGGATATGAAATTACTAAgtagtaattttttgaaatttaattatacaAGTATAGAGTTGTTATTTTAATCTATATTTATTACTCGgtacttaaattaaatgttgtAGTTACTCAATTAATGTCATTCTATCATATACTTGAgtaagataaatatataatcgattaatctcttaaatgttTAGGTTTTacttcattaaaaataaaaaattagtcgagtataatatttgttagttgttactcaactaaacattttcttactcgattaaaataataattattctattaaactcatacattagttgattaattttaagTCACAACAAATCTTTTATCAATACAttctattaataatatattaatattataataataatataaagtttgataattttatgttaaataatatctctataaaattatgaataattttattaacatataCACATTCTATTTTTAagtcacaaaaaaatatttttttcaacacattctattaatgatatattgatattattataataatataaagtttgataattttataaaataatgaataattttattaatatatttataaacaagtatattcaaaattataaataattttattcatgtatttatatataagcCTATTCACGAGTTAACTCACGAGCCTATAATTGAGTCAGCTCGAGTGTCTATAATCAAGCTAAATCTCAAGTCACTATTCGAGCCATTTTGCGAGTTTATAATCGAGATAGTTCGCGAGCCCATCAAGCTGAACTTTGCTATGCTCAAGTTCAATTCgtttagaaattgattttcaaagtTAAGCTCAACCTAAACTCATTTATTTTAACGAAtgaactaaaataaaattttatcgaaTCGAGTATTAAGCCGAACTCAAACAGTTTGGCTCATTTGTAACCCTACATGTGAGCAACTAGTGTCTGTTGATCGATCTTGAGAAGCCTAGCCGCTTAATTTCACcacctaattaattaatgagaattGTAGAACAGAGTGTGGTTTGGCCGCCGCCGGCGAGGGAAATGACCTTTTATAGCTATAGATCAAAGTCAAGCCCGGGCGAATGAGAGTTAATTTTGGGCTGAGGAAAAGGGGTTGAATTTTGATTAATGAAACCAGACAAGCGGTGGATTGGTGGGTTGGCGAAGCTATTGTATATATTCATTTTGCTTCAAAccttaatataaaataacattaaGATAAGAGGGATGATTTGCTGAGAAATAAATATACAGGATAACTACTCTTCCAAACGTTAAGCCCCACATCCGTAACCAATAGatacatttttatttcttaaaattaagaTGCTACTTAACTGAATAAAATTTACTTGCTTGGTCAACGGTTGTTAGCTAGCTAGGCTACAAAGCAATCTATTCTTAAAGAGATATTTAGACAACAATATCAAAAACAACAGTGACGACGATATCATGGTCGTAactaaaaaatgacatttttagtGATAACCACCTTTAATCATCATTAATATAGGTATTTTAGTGACAACGAGGAACTGGTACAAaaaaattttttagtgatggtcATAAATGGTTGTCACTAACGAGTTAATTTTAGTGACGACTAACTTTCTCACCACTAATTTTACTAGTGACGAGGATATTAGTGTCGACTTGTGACGGTTTATCTGACCGTCACTAATACTTTTTAGATTTTTAGTGATGATCCTGACTTTcactaaaaatcttatttcttcCATTAACTAAGtgtgtataatttttaagaaactATTACTTGGATAATCATTTTGTGTGTGACAGTACTAATGGTGAGTTAATTGTCAATAGTGAATAATCACCAATGATTGGATGACCATTAATTTTGAATGTCacattaattcaattcaatgttcaaataatatttttataatctttaaaaattaattgacagttttgtaaaaaagaaaatatctataatttctcaaatttactAATTGCCTGTACAAATATCATTaccaataatttttaattttgaatctaCTCGAGAGAAAATAAGCATGCATGCCCTCTTCAATTGGGTTAGAAAGATTAAGATATATTTAAATCTGTTAACAATTTTGAGGATTAATAGATTATAAGCTGCAACAGGAAtgtgtatttaattttaaagtaagCAAACAATTCAAAATGTAGTAAGATATAAGTGTCCAGTAACAAATGGTTTCTTCTTCCAACTTTTAATAATCTGCCAAACAACAGATAATTTAGTGAAAATTGGggtttaatttcaaatatttggaTTATTGGATAGGTTGAAATAGTCTACAACATGTTTTAAGTTATGTGAATTTGGATAgaatctttaattaattttattatctgaaatttaaaatttaaaattcattaaatgcatGGATACATTTTTGGTCAAATTCGAAATCACTCTATTCAAAACCAACTTAAGTGTGTTataaaggattaatatataATCGTTCCATGCATTGTGTGGtttaaatgatataatatttatttatcaaaaagaaaaacataattatatatgttttgttcccttttaCGTGATAATTTGGTGGAAAGAGAGTTGGGAAATATCTTTATGTGAGTTTGGAGTTCCCTAATCTTTTATATCATTAATACTTACTGGTGCTTCTTCCATAGTATCTTTGGGTGCCTGTACCTGCAAATAAATGAATAGCGTTCCTTTGGATTTATCCTCCTGATGAATGATAAACTATTGGATTAATAGTTTGGCTGTCAACTTGAATAACTGGTGGACAAAAGGGTACTCAAAAGCCAATTACTTTTTTGCAATTTGATCTTAAAGTTGTATTATTGAGGCTTTTATGATGCATTTGTAACCAACTTATTCTAGGGGCTCTGTAATACGTTGAATTGCATGCTGTTAGTTTACAGTTAGGGTTCTTCTACGATTTGGATGTCTCTCCAGTGATTTTCCATTTCAACATGGTAGGGTTTGTTTCTCTTTACTTGTTTGATTGGATCAGTAATCCTTTTCGTGTTTGATTTAGGGCTTTAATTtgattctttctctctcactctctggcAGAAACAAATGACCACGAATTGAGCAACTCCGTTGATCTTTGCATTTGACTTAAGGTGCATGTTTGATCTCAACATATGATCACTTGAATCACCTGTAACTCAAATCCTTACATCAAAAACTATTGAATGTTCAACCCACAGTGTGCTGCTTGGAGAcctatttaattaatgaatcTGAAGAGGGAATATTCAATGCTATTCTTGACATCATAAGTTGATATTAAAGATGTAGGTTATTGAAAAAACATTGAAGCCATGTTCCTTTGATAACCAAATCCATATCAATTCACTTTGAATCCATTAATATAAACACAAGAACCCCATCAAAATTGAAACAGTAAGACTACAAGTGATGCTTTCAAATTTTATGGGAAAAAAGGGTAGGTAATTCTAAATTATTAACTTTGCATACAGCTAGATAGCTCAAAGTTGGCTGTTGTAAGGAAACAACAACCAACAATAAGCGAAAGTGCTTATGAATTATGGTAATTTATTCGTTTTGAGGTTTCAAATCTGTAACCCTTATTATTCCTTAAAGTTGGTTGCATCTGTTCATTTGTACTTCAGGAAGGGAAATCGCTTAATTATGAATTAAGGTAATGTATTTGTTTTGAGGTTTCAAATCTGGGGCAGCCCTTATTATTATCAATTGATCAAGTAAACAGTGCTGGTCACGGTTGGCAAAATAAGCTTGCAATGCTATAGTCACGGCATCAAATGCAGTACTAGTTGTTAAGAATTCTGGATTTTCACACTTGTTAAGACCTTAAGCACGTCAATTGATTATACTGATTAAGAGAAAAGTAGAATAGGGGAAAAAGAATAGAGGTGCCCTGAATTAAGTTTATCTTGACAAGTCTACTTAGTAGATGATTAATTACAAGTCCTATAATTTTAAACTGGTAATTACCTGCAACTAAACCCCTATCTTTCCAACTCTAGATTGTACCATCTCATTGACCATTGCAAGTATGGCATAATTGTTTGATGAATCCAAGTCTAAATCCCTAACTTGCATCCGAAAAGAAtatatgaaagaaagaagaacgTATACTACTATTAATATTATGTTGGATTGGAATATTGGAACAACCTTCATGAGGCTTTTATTATGGACTCTTGAAGCAACTACATTTCAGGGTGCTTTTAGGCTT from Diospyros lotus cultivar Yz01 chromosome 9, ASM1463336v1, whole genome shotgun sequence encodes the following:
- the LOC127810579 gene encoding carbonic anhydrase 2-like isoform X3, whose protein sequence is MATDSYEEAIAGLKDLLSKKGELGDVAAAKIKNLTAELEATAASNFDPVERVKTGFAQFKTEKFEKNPDLYGELAKGQSPKFMVFACSDSRVCPSHILDFQPGEAFMVRNIANMVPPYDQTKKYSGVGAAIEYAVLHLKVENILVIGHSCCGGIKGLMSIPEDGTTASDFIENWVKICMAAKSKVKNEYKDLEFAEQCKNCEKEAVNVSLGNLLTYPFVRAGVMNRTLSLKGAHYDFVNGSLEIWNLDFGVTASQSA
- the LOC127810579 gene encoding carbonic anhydrase 2-like isoform X2 encodes the protein MGGGHLRRCMMLCCSSRAGQVKDKMATDSYEEAIAGLKDLLSKKGELGDVAAAKIKNLTAELEATAASNFDPVERVKTGFAQFKTEKFEKNPDLYGELAKGQSPKFMVFACSDSRVCPSHILDFQPGEAFMVRNIANMVPPYDQTKKYSGVGAAIEYAVLHLKVENILVIGHSCCGGIKGLMSIPEDGTTASDFIENWVKICMAAKSKVKNEYKDLEFAEQCKNCEKEAVNVSLGNLLTYPFVRAGVMNRTLSLKGAHYDFVNGSLEIWNLDFGVTASQSA
- the LOC127810579 gene encoding carbonic anhydrase 2-like isoform X1, whose translation is MHAVRVATGKRRSKPSKPNHGRRTSQKVHDAMLFFKGGPGVYIVSAHRRFGHSDGKLFSCLWKLQKDKMATDSYEEAIAGLKDLLSKKGELGDVAAAKIKNLTAELEATAASNFDPVERVKTGFAQFKTEKFEKNPDLYGELAKGQSPKFMVFACSDSRVCPSHILDFQPGEAFMVRNIANMVPPYDQTKKYSGVGAAIEYAVLHLKVENILVIGHSCCGGIKGLMSIPEDGTTASDFIENWVKICMAAKSKVKNEYKDLEFAEQCKNCEKEAVNVSLGNLLTYPFVRAGVMNRTLSLKGAHYDFVNGSLEIWNLDFGVTASQSA